TAGAAGAAGAAATGAAAAGGGCCGGAAGTATTGTACTCAAAAGGGTTCCTGTGGAGGTGGAAACTGCTATAAATCAGAGATGGGTCAAGGACTAACCAAAGATGTCTATGGGCTCTTCTACAAACTTTCCATCCTTCAGTTCCCAACTTCTGTAAGATACCACCTTCCCCTTGCTTACAGAGACAATAATGTAAGAAAAGCCTTCAAAAGCCCTTTCTTCATCCGTCTGGGATGGCCTGTCGGGATGGTCGGGATGGGAATGGTAGACACCCACTATCTCAAGACCAAACTGCTTAGCCTTTTCCTCAGCCTTCATGTAGTCCTTGGGGTCTATCTCGTACCTGTCGTGCTTTCTGTCCTTGTTGGCGTTGGGAGTCTCGTAAGCTCCAAAGGCTATGCGTACATCCTCATAGGCTTTTCCTAAGAGAAGACCACACGTTTCGTAAGGGTAATCCCTCTCTGCCTGAGCGATAATTTTCTGAAGCGCAGAAGCCTTTATCCTAAGCATCTTTATACTAAAGCAAACTCACACAGAAGCTCGGCTATCTGGACTGCGTTGGTAGCGGCACCCTTGCGTATGTTATCAGCCACTATCCACATGGATAGTCCAGGTTCAAAGACTAAGTCCTTCCTTATCCTTCCTACAAACACTTCATCCTTACCTGCCACATCTATGGCCATGGGGTACTCTCCTTTCTCTGGGTTGTCCACCACTACCACACCCTTGGCACTTTTCAGTATTTGCCTAGCCTCTTCCGGAGAAAGTTCTTTTTTGAGCTTTATGCATACAGCTTCCGAGTGTCCATAGAAAACTGGAACCCTTACCGTAGTAGCAGACACCTTTATGTAAGGATCGTGAAGGATCTTTCTAGTCTC
The DNA window shown above is from Thermocrinis minervae and carries:
- a CDS encoding Mov34/MPN/PAD-1 family protein; translation: MLRIKASALQKIIAQAERDYPYETCGLLLGKAYEDVRIAFGAYETPNANKDRKHDRYEIDPKDYMKAEEKAKQFGLEIVGVYHSHPDHPDRPSQTDEERAFEGFSYIIVSVSKGKVVSYRSWELKDGKFVEEPIDIFG